One Candidatus Tectomicrobia bacterium genomic region harbors:
- a CDS encoding WbqC family protein: MRAVILQPSYLPWVGYFEQLHQADVFVVYDDVQFDKHGWRNRNRIRTKEGTEWLTVPVQTKGRFGQRNNEVRISEGGRWKKKHLGAIRQHYGMTKAFDLHYPQLERAILHAHGPLLGLNLELLHLAAGWLGLERKVCLSSELRVPENLNPTERLVEICLAVGASSLYEGASGRNYIEEERFTRAGVQLAYQDYEHPVYAQQYPGFVSHLSVIDLLFNHGKDSMAIILSQGVHPLPSSSEA, from the coding sequence CTGGGTGGGATACTTCGAGCAGCTCCACCAAGCGGACGTTTTCGTCGTGTACGACGATGTCCAGTTTGACAAGCACGGCTGGCGAAACCGCAACCGGATACGCACGAAGGAGGGCACCGAGTGGCTCACCGTGCCCGTCCAGACGAAGGGCCGGTTCGGTCAGCGGAACAATGAGGTGCGCATCTCCGAGGGCGGGCGCTGGAAGAAGAAGCATCTCGGTGCCATCCGGCAGCACTACGGAATGACGAAAGCATTCGATCTGCACTACCCTCAGCTCGAGCGTGCAATTCTACACGCTCATGGACCGCTCCTCGGCCTGAACCTGGAGCTGCTGCACCTCGCGGCAGGCTGGCTTGGGCTTGAGCGCAAGGTGTGCTTGTCGTCGGAGCTCAGGGTTCCCGAGAATCTCAACCCGACGGAGCGGCTCGTCGAGATCTGCCTGGCGGTGGGCGCATCCTCTTTGTACGAGGGTGCCTCGGGACGCAACTACATCGAGGAGGAGCGTTTCACCCGTGCGGGCGTGCAACTGGCATACCAGGACTATGAGCACCCCGTGTATGCGCAGCAGTACCCGGGATTCGTTTCACACCTGTCGGTGATCGACCTGCTGTTCAACCACGGCAAAGATTCCATGGCCATCATCTTGAGCCAGGGGGTCCATCCCCTCCCCTCTTCCAGTGAGGCGTAA